The Thalassotalea psychrophila genome window below encodes:
- a CDS encoding lipoprotein — protein MKKIIIGLALTATLSGCATTSSKRDFGTYPNNYESVVKDYYHATLRDPDSAKWVSIRLIGRRSIPQLFKPTVHGFLVCATLNGKNAYGAYTGYITDGLIINNGVVVRHLPNGMHYDKSVC, from the coding sequence ATGAAAAAAATCATAATCGGACTTGCTCTGACAGCTACCTTATCAGGCTGTGCTACCACTTCAAGCAAACGCGATTTCGGCACTTATCCGAACAATTACGAGAGCGTGGTTAAAGATTACTATCACGCAACGTTGAGAGATCCGGACTCAGCTAAATGGGTAAGTATTAGACTTATAGGCAGAAGATCAATTCCGCAGCTGTTTAAGCCAACCGTGCATGGCTTTCTAGTATGCGCTACGCTCAACGGTAAAAACGCATACGGTGCGTACACAGGTTACATAACAGACGGATTGATTATCAACAACGGCGTTGTAGTTAGACACTTACCTAACGGGATGCACTACGACAAATCAGTTTGCTAA
- the prsK gene encoding XrtA/PEP-CTERM system histidine kinase PrsK: MEFLGLIGYGIAAIAYLVFFLLLMVARQKTFASQLVIYACLTTLLSVAVCALQVYQSFSLQLTFIFEAIKIAFWSLLFISVNTGLQSFGQFIANQQVKKYLLIWLGLSVFGAFSVWVLQKYEWLFIVLLALNLFALVNLEQVFRNHQQQLRWALWPLTIGLGCLFIFDFVMYSQASMINRLDFDFWYARGFIAAAVMPLLLLSSKRLKDCSPDLFISRDVVFYSSMIVFSGIYLLILAFSGYLIRYIGGQWSDMLSTVFMVLGLLALVGLLIANSLRAKIKVFIGKHFFANKYDYRVEWLKLIAAIEKDDSNNLCVSACKAMGECLQVNYCAFIKVNGSELNIIYQGELNLSEQVLSQLKAIHKYSEKQQWIIDVREYERYPQRYPNLIIESALLLNSHIDLIVPTYSQQQLTGYFVLPGPQEKPMLNWEDRDFLFAVSKQLGNYLSLQNAQVKLAESQQFSVFHRMSAFVLHDLKNIQAQLSLITKNANQHQHNPEFVADVFSTVESASERLNKVVVQLRKKGKEAPKDNKTEINVGELISKSVDICNQDNPQVICSCDEKVLILVEQERLLNVFIHLIQNAQQACKHDGWVKVNGNIGINGLIITIEDNGQGMSSEFINEQLFKPFSTTKGNAGMGIGVFEAKQFIEEMHGQISVESTVGKGSLFTIKLPLGEVSKESE; encoded by the coding sequence ATGGAATTTCTCGGACTGATTGGTTATGGCATTGCAGCTATAGCTTATCTAGTGTTTTTCTTATTGTTAATGGTAGCAAGGCAAAAAACCTTTGCTAGCCAGTTAGTGATCTATGCCTGCTTAACTACTTTATTATCTGTTGCTGTTTGTGCGCTGCAAGTTTATCAATCATTCTCCCTACAACTTACCTTTATTTTTGAGGCGATTAAAATTGCCTTTTGGTCTTTACTATTTATAAGCGTTAATACCGGCTTACAATCATTTGGCCAGTTTATTGCCAACCAGCAAGTTAAAAAATACCTACTGATCTGGCTTGGATTATCAGTGTTTGGTGCTTTTAGTGTTTGGGTATTGCAGAAGTATGAATGGCTGTTTATTGTTTTATTAGCATTGAATTTATTCGCTTTAGTGAATTTAGAACAAGTATTTAGAAACCATCAACAACAGTTAAGGTGGGCACTTTGGCCCTTAACGATTGGTTTAGGCTGCTTATTTATTTTTGATTTTGTTATGTACTCGCAAGCATCAATGATTAACCGTTTAGATTTTGATTTTTGGTATGCCCGCGGCTTTATCGCTGCCGCGGTTATGCCGTTATTGCTGCTAAGCTCCAAGCGCTTAAAAGACTGTAGCCCTGATTTATTTATTTCCAGAGACGTAGTTTTTTACAGCAGCATGATCGTTTTTAGTGGTATTTACTTATTAATTCTGGCTTTTTCAGGCTATTTAATTAGATACATCGGCGGCCAATGGAGTGATATGCTCAGTACTGTATTTATGGTGTTAGGGCTATTAGCGTTGGTTGGATTGCTTATTGCTAATAGCTTACGGGCAAAAATTAAAGTATTCATTGGTAAGCATTTTTTTGCTAACAAATATGATTATCGAGTTGAGTGGCTAAAATTAATTGCCGCGATTGAAAAGGATGACTCAAACAATTTATGTGTCAGTGCGTGTAAAGCGATGGGGGAATGCTTACAGGTAAATTATTGTGCCTTTATCAAAGTTAATGGCAGTGAGCTAAATATAATTTATCAGGGTGAGTTAAACCTGAGCGAGCAAGTGCTAAGCCAATTAAAAGCAATTCATAAATATAGTGAAAAACAGCAATGGATTATCGATGTTCGAGAATATGAACGTTACCCACAGCGCTATCCAAATTTAATTATTGAATCTGCTTTACTGTTAAACAGTCATATTGATTTGATTGTACCCACTTATAGCCAACAACAACTTACAGGATACTTTGTACTGCCTGGACCACAAGAAAAACCTATGCTCAATTGGGAAGATCGTGATTTTTTGTTTGCAGTGTCTAAGCAATTGGGTAATTACCTGTCATTGCAAAATGCCCAAGTTAAACTTGCTGAAAGTCAGCAGTTTTCGGTGTTTCATCGTATGTCAGCATTTGTACTGCATGACTTAAAAAATATTCAAGCACAACTGTCACTTATTACAAAAAATGCTAATCAACATCAGCACAATCCAGAATTTGTTGCCGATGTTTTTAGCACCGTAGAGTCTGCCAGTGAACGATTAAACAAAGTAGTAGTACAGCTAAGAAAAAAAGGTAAAGAAGCTCCTAAAGATAATAAAACAGAAATAAATGTAGGTGAACTAATTAGCAAATCCGTAGATATTTGCAATCAAGACAACCCTCAGGTTATCTGTAGTTGTGACGAAAAAGTACTGATTTTGGTAGAGCAAGAGCGATTATTAAATGTCTTTATTCACTTAATTCAAAATGCTCAACAAGCTTGCAAACACGATGGGTGGGTTAAAGTTAATGGCAATATTGGTATTAATGGTCTAATCATTACTATTGAGGATAATGGTCAAGGTATGAGTAGCGAATTTATTAACGAACAATTATTCAAACCATTTAGTACGACCAAAGGCAATGCCGGTATGGGCATAGGGGTTTTTGAGGCAAAGCAATTTATAGAAGAGATGCATGGTCAAATAAGTGTAGAAAGTACTGTTGGCAAAGGCAGCTTGTTTACCATTAAATTGCCGTTGGGCGAAGTTAGCAAGGAAAGTGAGTAA
- a CDS encoding Ig-like domain-containing protein, which translates to MTNNSNNVKQLTAFEPSRSLVSKAVNKALPLVLISPLLLSPSMSFAAQVTPNPNDAGNTITINTTDVSNDVAFENSGTIQVNTSGLLTNNATLKNHVGGTLSLSGGGRYIQGKHNALTNVGTLENSGNIELTAYQNFLSNQGVINNEAGGVIRLFDSDSQYNNNLRINNESNGVLNNKAGATITLESLGANKYLINEGVVNNDGTISIGDFANFYNSGQFYNNAGASLTVNGVRDDNKVGVLTNNGDASLSKWRNSYKLAQTIQNSGTLTLEKLSLTRPLTNLNGGTLTTQGNGSTSVILTDDNPNAGRLYNSGTWNHLSAQSLKNEVAIQNNIDGIINLSGYLNNVGTFSNAGTLTLASGSDFYGSGTFEQTSGSTMLNSQLAADGGITFTGGTLTGDGRVILAENILHIKEQAEVNPGISVGTLSVTGDVSFNGQLTIELDSKEQGSFDEFAVTGDIAFGVASDVIFDFNFIVASEFAIDFVTASGFIDVPNLNYTVQGLSSGYAVIVNDFGTRLQLQVAIDSDGDQIADLIDDDDDNDGYSDVDEIANGTSITDANSVPSDNDGDFISDLMDDDDDNDGYSDIEEAGNTAPVITEQSPIDFTIDEDNSPTAFALTLNATDVDVDTLSWSVLSQATNGIASASGNGNSTAINYQPNDNFFGNDSFVVQVSDSTGGFEQITVDVTINPINDLPTGSLRLNIGGPHGDDVYEGRTLDTNARWLADADGLGDVTLIWRRNGTTEVGQGEEYLVKMADIGATLTVEAQYTDGAGFNEVVVSSATPNVTNSPTGDYDNDGLWNQEETDLGTDINTPDSDDDGINDSNDTYPLIPLEGLTDTDGDGIPDNCDQACLDLGMAQDIYPLGVIYVNDDSSCDAVHETCGDSWVNPFPYLQDALAAATTNTQVWVAEGIYYPDENQAGNLQDDVAAAFVVKQNIQLLGGFADDGSATQKADANPEQFTTVLSADIDGNDIVNGNGVTVSYQDLKGSNANILVKDNSHMNHFVLSGFTVTGVSGNDVDDYQADSAISMTHSGAEISFIKAFGNVSQYGSVLSANYNRNCTLDVRNVYAANNSTTSEAIIGSYDSFCQQTSFTNITLEHNHGYNGAFYIYSHRNDLVFDSVSVLNEDTDQSDYGWAIYSAVEYGSGEALIKNSTFFRVGGVEHEYSNVTLENSTFIETQSPFYASVDQGKNVSVSGSTFVNNTSKTWSGGVHVGGGDVTLFGNLFIGNSTVSQTGADNVYVRSGRQVIDAGFNLLSELNSTNGGFSNPDGDNVFDYFNSGTSFVNSDPIASVISTTLADNGGATLTLLPAYGGAAVDVMPEAECQSGQDQRGIVRVVNGSCDIGAVELIESDYLDTDGDGIINKTDLDDDNDGYPDLSDDFPLESTEWLDTDSDGTGNNTDTDDDNDGVLDISDLFPLDSTESVDTDDDGFGNNADTDDDNDGIVDGDDSAPLDDAVGDNQAPLIADVASLTIEATGELTVVELVAPEVTDNNLNTPSIVSDLVDELPLGEHVITWIATDYIGNQSTAEQLVSIVDTTAPVFNAFDILTLDAQGRLTDILGVINVIAFDVVDGELSAELVGEAKIVSGRHEVELSAADLSGNGVTTMLIVDVLPQASVIGKSNIEAGSSYNIEVTLSGEAPSYPVDVLYNISLNDEVYDEGWVTISSGTRGGIAIDLAVDLSLTDNVFINLEAANNAFIAEASQTQLVVIEDNVAPMLDVVLRQNNERVSVIDPDNGVVTLTARVGDVNQGDIHDITWLVMDDAFTDQALDGDILTFDIEPSTLEEGVYSIEVTAIENNTLDALSVSQSIQFVVEQLSQLSSESDSDSDGIADSEEGYSDTDGDGIADYLDDDSNTTRLPSSDNTEPLQTTLGLTISLGSITSSQGAIAQNASLTVEQLIDLVDEYAADVIDKNFVLTTPLYNFNIAGLAEPGDSIAVVIPLEKETTLPAGAVYRKYNTQQGWYTFVEDESNQVSSALADENGNCPAANDASFTLGLAQGDNCIQLVIEDGGPNDADFTVNGSVEDPGAVMVDKVNTAPVVNIDSHEASFDEGSQITITAQGSDPENDLLSYQWLQLSGPTVVFDDATAAQVNITLPSVDNNELIELQVIVSDGDLTSKSTSEITITNVEDVTPAPLPVVAESESSGGGSFNYFILIIMLMVRGQRRRLP; encoded by the coding sequence ATGACTAATAACTCTAATAACGTTAAGCAATTAACAGCCTTCGAACCTAGCCGATCTTTGGTAAGCAAAGCGGTTAATAAAGCCCTGCCGCTTGTGTTAATTTCGCCATTATTACTGAGCCCTTCAATGAGCTTTGCAGCGCAGGTTACCCCAAACCCTAATGATGCAGGTAATACGATAACCATTAACACTACCGATGTTAGTAATGACGTCGCGTTTGAAAACTCTGGCACTATACAAGTTAACACTTCCGGCTTATTAACCAACAATGCCACACTGAAAAACCATGTTGGCGGCACCCTTAGTCTCAGCGGAGGTGGACGATACATACAGGGGAAACACAATGCTTTAACTAATGTAGGCACCCTTGAGAATAGTGGCAATATTGAGCTTACTGCATACCAAAACTTTTTATCAAACCAAGGGGTTATCAATAATGAAGCAGGTGGGGTAATAAGGCTATTTGATAGTGATAGTCAATATAATAATAACCTTAGAATAAATAATGAAAGTAACGGGGTGTTAAATAACAAAGCTGGCGCAACTATTACTTTAGAAAGCTTGGGGGCTAACAAATACCTCATCAATGAGGGGGTGGTTAATAATGATGGCACTATCAGCATAGGGGACTTTGCTAACTTTTATAACTCAGGACAGTTTTATAACAATGCTGGCGCAAGCTTAACGGTAAACGGCGTGAGAGATGATAACAAGGTAGGCGTGCTGACTAATAACGGTGATGCCTCGCTATCAAAATGGCGAAACTCTTACAAACTTGCACAAACCATCCAAAATAGCGGTACCCTTACTTTAGAGAAATTATCACTAACTCGGCCACTTACAAATCTCAATGGCGGCACATTAACCACTCAAGGAAACGGCAGCACTTCGGTTATTCTTACTGATGATAACCCTAATGCAGGACGCCTATATAATAGCGGCACTTGGAATCACCTATCGGCTCAGTCGCTTAAAAATGAGGTAGCGATCCAAAATAACATTGATGGCATTATCAATTTATCTGGCTATTTAAATAATGTTGGCACTTTTAGCAATGCAGGTACTTTAACACTCGCTTCGGGCAGTGATTTTTATGGCTCAGGGACATTCGAACAAACCAGTGGTAGTACGATGTTAAATAGTCAGTTGGCTGCGGATGGTGGCATTACTTTTACTGGCGGTACATTAACTGGCGATGGTAGGGTAATTCTAGCGGAAAATATTTTACACATAAAAGAGCAGGCCGAAGTTAATCCTGGAATTAGTGTCGGCACTCTTTCTGTTACAGGTGATGTCTCTTTCAACGGGCAATTAACCATAGAACTGGACTCAAAGGAGCAAGGAAGTTTTGATGAGTTTGCTGTCACTGGTGATATTGCCTTCGGCGTTGCAAGTGATGTGATTTTTGACTTTAATTTTATAGTAGCTAGTGAGTTTGCTATTGATTTTGTCACTGCTAGCGGCTTTATTGACGTCCCAAATCTAAACTATACCGTTCAAGGCTTATCAAGTGGTTACGCTGTAATCGTTAATGATTTTGGGACCCGTTTACAACTTCAAGTTGCTATTGATAGTGATGGTGATCAAATCGCAGATCTAATTGACGACGATGATGATAATGATGGTTACAGCGATGTTGATGAAATAGCCAATGGCACCTCAATAACTGATGCTAACAGTGTTCCTAGTGATAATGATGGTGATTTCATCTCAGATTTAATGGATGACGATGACGATAATGATGGTTATTCTGACATTGAAGAAGCTGGTAACACAGCACCAGTTATTACAGAGCAATCTCCTATCGATTTTACTATTGATGAAGATAACTCTCCAACTGCATTCGCGCTTACTTTAAATGCAACAGATGTCGATGTAGATACCTTATCTTGGTCAGTATTATCTCAAGCAACTAATGGTATAGCGTCAGCATCTGGTAACGGTAATAGCACAGCAATAAACTACCAGCCAAATGACAATTTTTTTGGTAATGACAGCTTTGTTGTGCAGGTTAGTGATAGCACAGGTGGCTTTGAACAAATAACGGTAGATGTAACCATCAATCCTATTAATGACTTACCAACGGGGAGCTTACGCTTAAATATAGGCGGCCCACATGGTGATGATGTTTACGAAGGAAGGACTCTTGATACAAACGCACGCTGGTTAGCTGATGCCGATGGTTTGGGTGACGTTACTTTGATATGGCGTCGCAACGGAACAACAGAAGTTGGTCAAGGTGAAGAATACCTTGTGAAAATGGCGGATATAGGTGCAACCTTGACGGTTGAAGCACAATATACTGACGGCGCAGGTTTTAATGAAGTGGTGGTTTCGAGTGCTACGCCGAATGTTACTAATAGCCCTACTGGTGACTATGATAACGATGGTTTGTGGAACCAAGAAGAAACGGATTTAGGCACAGATATCAATACCCCTGACTCTGATGATGATGGTATAAATGATAGTAATGATACTTATCCGCTAATTCCCCTTGAAGGCTTAACAGATACCGACGGTGATGGTATTCCTGATAACTGCGATCAAGCTTGCCTTGACTTAGGCATGGCTCAAGATATTTATCCACTAGGTGTTATCTATGTAAACGATGACTCAAGTTGTGATGCAGTACATGAAACTTGTGGTGATTCTTGGGTTAATCCTTTCCCTTATTTACAAGATGCCTTAGCGGCTGCGACCACTAATACACAAGTATGGGTGGCAGAGGGTATTTATTATCCTGATGAAAACCAAGCGGGTAATTTGCAAGATGATGTAGCAGCAGCTTTTGTTGTTAAGCAAAATATTCAGCTACTTGGTGGCTTTGCTGACGATGGCAGCGCCACCCAAAAAGCAGATGCCAACCCAGAGCAATTTACTACCGTATTAAGTGCAGATATTGATGGTAACGATATTGTTAATGGCAATGGTGTTACGGTGAGCTATCAAGATCTCAAAGGAAGCAACGCCAATATCTTGGTCAAAGATAATAGCCATATGAATCACTTTGTCTTATCCGGTTTCACTGTGACTGGTGTGAGCGGTAATGATGTTGACGATTACCAAGCAGATTCAGCAATATCCATGACACATAGTGGTGCAGAAATTAGCTTTATTAAAGCCTTTGGTAATGTCAGTCAATATGGCTCGGTGCTTTCGGCAAACTATAATCGCAACTGTACCCTTGATGTTCGCAATGTTTATGCAGCAAATAACTCTACGACAAGTGAAGCCATTATTGGCAGCTATGATAGTTTCTGCCAGCAGACAAGCTTTACCAACATTACACTTGAGCATAATCATGGTTATAACGGCGCATTTTATATTTACAGCCACCGTAATGATCTTGTTTTCGATAGCGTATCTGTTTTAAATGAGGATACAGATCAAAGTGATTATGGCTGGGCAATTTATTCTGCCGTTGAATATGGCTCTGGTGAAGCGCTTATTAAAAATTCGACCTTCTTCCGCGTGGGCGGTGTAGAACATGAATACAGTAATGTAACTCTTGAAAACTCTACCTTTATTGAAACGCAATCACCATTTTATGCATCAGTAGACCAAGGAAAAAACGTATCAGTTAGTGGTTCAACCTTTGTAAATAATACGTCTAAAACGTGGAGTGGTGGTGTTCATGTTGGTGGTGGTGATGTAACGCTGTTTGGTAATTTATTTATTGGCAATAGTACAGTATCACAAACAGGTGCTGATAACGTTTATGTGAGATCTGGGCGTCAAGTTATTGATGCGGGCTTTAACTTATTGTCAGAATTAAACTCAACTAATGGCGGTTTTTCTAACCCTGATGGAGATAATGTATTTGATTACTTTAATTCTGGTACTAGTTTTGTAAATTCAGACCCTATTGCTTCAGTTATTAGCACGACTTTAGCTGACAACGGTGGTGCAACGTTAACATTACTGCCTGCCTATGGCGGTGCTGCAGTAGATGTAATGCCTGAAGCTGAATGTCAATCTGGGCAAGACCAACGTGGTATCGTTCGCGTTGTTAATGGCTCATGTGATATTGGTGCGGTTGAACTAATAGAAAGTGATTACTTAGATACCGACGGTGACGGAATTATTAATAAAACCGACTTAGATGATGATAACGACGGTTACCCTGATTTAAGCGATGATTTTCCACTTGAGAGTACTGAATGGTTAGATACAGATTCAGATGGAACCGGTAACAATACGGATACTGATGATGATAATGATGGTGTTTTGGATATTTCGGATCTCTTCCCATTGGATAGTACAGAATCAGTAGATACCGATGATGATGGATTTGGTAACAATGCTGATACCGATGATGATAATGACGGTATTGTTGACGGAGATGATTCTGCGCCTTTAGATGACGCAGTTGGTGATAACCAAGCACCATTGATTGCTGATGTAGCGTCTTTAACTATAGAAGCGACAGGGGAGTTAACTGTTGTTGAATTGGTTGCTCCTGAAGTAACAGATAATAATCTCAATACCCCAAGTATAGTGTCTGATTTAGTTGACGAGTTACCGCTTGGCGAGCATGTTATCACTTGGATCGCAACTGATTATATCGGGAATCAAAGCACTGCTGAGCAGTTAGTAAGCATTGTTGATACCACCGCTCCTGTGTTTAATGCTTTTGATATATTAACCCTTGATGCTCAAGGGCGTTTAACAGACATCTTAGGGGTCATTAATGTTATTGCCTTTGATGTAGTGGATGGTGAGTTGTCAGCTGAGCTTGTTGGTGAAGCCAAGATTGTTTCAGGACGTCATGAGGTAGAATTGAGTGCTGCTGATTTATCAGGAAATGGCGTGACTACAATGTTAATCGTTGATGTTTTACCGCAGGCGAGTGTAATAGGTAAAAGCAATATTGAAGCGGGCAGCTCATATAATATTGAGGTTACCTTAAGTGGTGAAGCGCCAAGTTATCCAGTGGACGTGCTTTATAATATCTCCCTTAATGACGAGGTATATGACGAGGGTTGGGTAACTATCTCGTCAGGTACAAGAGGAGGGATAGCGATAGATCTCGCCGTTGATTTATCATTGACAGATAATGTATTCATAAATCTAGAAGCAGCCAATAACGCCTTTATCGCAGAGGCCAGTCAAACCCAGTTAGTTGTTATTGAAGATAACGTTGCGCCAATGCTCGATGTAGTGCTTAGGCAAAATAATGAGCGTGTTAGCGTTATCGATCCAGACAATGGTGTTGTGACGTTAACGGCAAGAGTAGGTGATGTTAATCAAGGTGATATTCATGATATTACTTGGTTGGTAATGGATGATGCATTTACTGACCAAGCTCTTGATGGAGATATTTTAACTTTTGACATCGAGCCAAGTACACTTGAGGAGGGGGTGTACTCAATTGAGGTCACAGCAATAGAAAATAATACCCTAGATGCACTTTCGGTAAGTCAATCTATTCAATTTGTTGTAGAGCAGTTATCTCAACTAAGCTCCGAAAGTGATAGCGATAGTGATGGCATTGCTGATAGCGAAGAAGGCTATAGCGACACCGACGGAGATGGCATTGCTGATTACCTAGATGATGACAGCAATACCACACGCTTACCGAGTAGCGACAACACTGAACCACTACAAACGACGCTAGGGCTTACTATTTCGCTTGGCTCAATTACATCATCACAAGGGGCAATCGCACAAAATGCCAGCCTAACTGTAGAGCAACTTATCGACTTGGTTGATGAGTATGCGGCAGATGTCATTGATAAGAATTTTGTACTGACAACGCCATTATATAACTTCAACATTGCTGGGCTAGCTGAACCAGGTGATTCGATAGCTGTGGTAATTCCACTTGAAAAGGAGACGACGCTTCCTGCTGGCGCGGTGTATCGTAAATACAATACACAGCAAGGTTGGTACACCTTTGTTGAAGATGAAAGTAACCAAGTGAGCTCAGCATTAGCAGATGAAAATGGTAATTGCCCTGCAGCAAACGATGCAAGCTTTACCCTAGGCTTAGCGCAAGGTGATAACTGTATTCAATTAGTGATTGAAGATGGTGGTCCTAATGATGCTGACTTTACGGTTAATGGCTCTGTTGAAGACCCAGGTGCGGTAATGGTTGATAAAGTAAATACTGCTCCTGTAGTTAACATTGATAGCCATGAAGCCAGTTTTGATGAAGGCAGTCAAATAACAATTACAGCGCAAGGAAGTGATCCTGAAAATGATTTGCTGAGCTACCAATGGCTCCAGTTGTCTGGACCTACAGTTGTGTTTGATGATGCGACAGCAGCGCAGGTGAATATTACCTTACCGTCAGTAGATAATAATGAACTTATTGAGTTACAGGTAATAGTTTCTGATGGAGACTTAACCTCAAAGTCTACCAGTGAGATAACCATAACTAATGTGGAGGACGTTACACCTGCACCATTACCAGTAGTTGCAGAAAGCGAAAGTAGTGGAGGTGGTAGCTTTAACTACTTCATTCTAATTATTATGCTAATGGTAAGGGGGCAACGCAGAAGGTTGCCTTAA
- a CDS encoding integrase domain-containing protein — protein MANTTTPLSDIKVKTTKPQEKEYALFDGGGLVLRVRPNGSKSWRFTYTKPFTKKRSNVSFGTYPEVSLAAARILRQDARELIAQEIDPKDHREEQKRDSLEALNNTFRLIAQNWFNVYKTKISQKTARDAWNGLENYIFPELGNTPINKLTASATIDVLKPLANAGRLESVKKLCQRINNILTFAVNTGVIESNRLAGISKAFEAPTVTSVPALKPHELPELMKALTKSQVTYQTRCLIEWQLHTMVRPREAAGARWEEIDLDNKTWTIPDWRMKKKHTHIVPLSDETIALLEVIKKTSSKSEFLFPSKVSKSGHVSNETANKGLIRMGFKGRLCAHGLRTIASTTLNEQGHDFDVIEMALAHIAQGVRATYNRTTYLERRRILMAYWSQHITQAATGNMSLATSGNKLSVVNG, from the coding sequence ATGGCTAACACAACAACTCCTTTATCGGACATCAAAGTTAAAACCACAAAACCGCAAGAAAAAGAATATGCACTGTTCGATGGCGGAGGCTTAGTGTTAAGGGTAAGACCAAATGGATCTAAGTCTTGGAGATTCACATATACCAAACCATTCACAAAGAAACGCTCTAATGTCAGCTTTGGTACTTATCCGGAAGTTAGCCTTGCCGCTGCAAGAATCCTACGTCAAGATGCTCGCGAACTGATAGCACAAGAGATTGACCCCAAAGACCATAGAGAAGAACAAAAGCGAGATAGCTTAGAAGCACTTAACAATACTTTCCGTCTAATCGCTCAGAACTGGTTTAATGTTTACAAGACTAAAATATCTCAAAAGACAGCAAGAGACGCTTGGAACGGCTTAGAGAATTACATCTTCCCTGAATTAGGCAACACACCGATCAACAAGTTAACTGCATCCGCAACTATTGACGTTCTTAAACCGCTGGCGAATGCAGGGCGCTTAGAATCAGTTAAAAAGCTTTGCCAACGTATCAACAACATACTGACATTCGCGGTTAATACCGGCGTTATAGAAAGCAATAGGCTTGCAGGTATCAGTAAAGCGTTCGAAGCCCCTACAGTTACCAGTGTGCCAGCATTAAAACCCCACGAGCTACCAGAATTGATGAAGGCATTAACTAAGTCACAAGTAACATATCAAACACGCTGCTTAATTGAATGGCAACTACACACAATGGTTAGGCCACGAGAAGCAGCTGGAGCTAGATGGGAAGAAATCGACTTAGACAATAAGACTTGGACAATTCCAGATTGGCGTATGAAGAAAAAACATACTCACATTGTACCGCTATCCGACGAAACTATAGCACTACTTGAAGTGATCAAAAAGACAAGCAGCAAGTCAGAGTTTTTGTTCCCATCAAAGGTAAGTAAGAGCGGTCATGTTAGCAACGAAACAGCGAACAAAGGGCTAATTAGAATGGGCTTTAAAGGTCGCTTATGCGCGCACGGTTTACGTACAATCGCCAGCACCACATTAAATGAACAAGGGCACGATTTTGACGTTATAGAAATGGCATTAGCGCATATAGCTCAAGGAGTTAGAGCTACATACAACAGGACAACCTATTTAGAGCGCAGACGCATTCTAATGGCTTACTGGTCACAACACATCACACAAGCTGCAACAGGTAATATGAGCTTAGCAACTTCGGGTAATAAATTAAGTGTAGTAAATGGGTAA
- a CDS encoding helix-turn-helix transcriptional regulator, whose product MSKCTEQQDISSPLLTVQEACTYLLVSKSKLYRLIEKGDFARKIRIGNSTRFLQSDLNNWLEGCKEVQS is encoded by the coding sequence GTGTCAAAATGCACAGAACAGCAAGACATATCAAGTCCATTACTAACTGTACAAGAAGCGTGCACTTACCTTTTGGTGAGTAAAAGCAAGCTATACAGACTAATCGAGAAGGGTGACTTCGCCCGTAAAATTCGCATCGGCAATTCAACTCGGTTTTTGCAATCCGACCTGAACAACTGGCTCGAAGGTTGTAAGGAGGTTCAGTCATGA